From Neosynechococcus sphagnicola sy1, one genomic window encodes:
- a CDS encoding DUF928 domain-containing protein: MKLTFPVFLLMAAGLIVPLRVESQPSRSVDRVIQTIQLRSGQSGGESPTTLQPRSSALKFVLPSLPEDQGAPSGRRRGGASRGGCLVSDPALTALVPAMPQPPQSPPTVVVAATEQVGGLTLTPYPSFWFYLPVALQPEDGVEFVLQDAQDNVIYRKILKGTAVVPGLMQVSLPTTVASLSLGTRYQWFFTIYCGDQTPASFMSVNGWIQRVPPNQALLQQLAVASPQQQVEIYAQQGLWFDALTLLAELRIQNPQDGVWMQDWQGLLESVGLGTIAPVPLIPETAAIATTSYNQLPRRTNPAQ, from the coding sequence ATGAAGCTTACCTTCCCCGTATTTCTGCTAATGGCGGCTGGGTTGATAGTGCCTCTGCGGGTTGAGAGTCAGCCTTCCCGATCGGTTGACAGGGTGATCCAAACAATACAGCTAAGGTCGGGGCAGTCTGGAGGAGAGTCCCCCACAACCCTCCAACCCCGATCGTCAGCCTTGAAGTTTGTGCTCCCGTCCCTACCCGAGGATCAAGGAGCGCCCAGTGGACGGCGGCGTGGCGGTGCCAGTCGTGGGGGCTGTCTGGTGAGCGATCCAGCTTTGACGGCCTTGGTGCCAGCCATGCCCCAGCCGCCGCAGTCGCCGCCGACCGTGGTCGTGGCGGCGACAGAGCAGGTGGGGGGACTCACCCTCACCCCCTATCCCAGCTTTTGGTTCTATCTCCCCGTGGCGCTGCAACCGGAGGATGGGGTGGAATTTGTGCTCCAAGATGCCCAGGATAACGTCATCTACCGCAAGATCCTCAAAGGAACCGCAGTGGTTCCCGGTCTGATGCAGGTGTCTCTCCCCACCACCGTTGCCTCCCTCAGCTTGGGAACACGTTACCAGTGGTTTTTTACGATCTACTGTGGTGACCAGACCCCCGCGAGCTTTATGTCTGTCAATGGTTGGATTCAGCGAGTGCCGCCCAATCAGGCTTTATTACAACAGTTAGCCGTTGCTAGCCCTCAGCAGCAGGTGGAGATCTATGCCCAACAGGGGCTGTGGTTTGATGCCCTGACCTTACTTGCAGAGCTGCGGATCCAGAACCCCCAGGATGGAGTCTGGATGCAGGATTGGCAGGGACTCCTCGAATCTGTAGGACTAGGGACGATCGCCCCAGTCCCCCTGATCCCAGAGACAGCGGCGATCGCCACCACTTCCTACAACCAATTGCCCAGGAGAACAAATCCAGCCCAATAG
- a CDS encoding CHASE2 domain-containing protein has translation MLLAALNQWLSGAELQPIREKLLEKLLATEPIQMVLQTADPLLQRLPWHRWSLLERYTQMELALSHPTFERPERCWQPRSTVKILAILGNSEAIDVQADRKLLEQLPNATVKFLVEPNLRDITDQLWEAGWDILFFAGHSSRPDQAGSGRIFVNPREHLTLDQLKYALRKAIEGGLVLAIFNSCDGLGLVPNLLELPIPQLIVMREPVPDRVAQAFLQYFLKAFSGGKSLYLAVREARQRLQGLENQFPCATWLPVIFQNLAEHPPTWQSLQTHGQAPLRPQLHFWQRGAMSLSITLVILLLRQVGLLQTWELNAYDQFLRLRPAERPDSRLLVVTITEADIQAQQSERPRGSLSDRSLLKVLRTIVPYQPRVIGLDVYRDFPTDLENQPLIRQLHQNQHLIAVCKTSAPELEDPGVAPPPEISPDRLGFSDFVPDADDILRRQLLTMIPAPASRCASGYAFNLQLALRYLAAMGIPPRLTPDHKLQLGSVIIQPLNPQSGGYQGLDTGGSQILLNYRSLPDPAAIAPQVTLKDLFSGQVDLQRFHNRIVLIGVTAPSPNDYWGTPYLDAKGNRLHLPGVIVQAHLVSQILSAVLDRRSLLWVWPEPLEMAWIGGWAVLTAILISGTRWRVGLLRGAIAVFSLWGLCFGLFLMGGWVPWVPAALASILTGSVVLFLANYGFHNHR, from the coding sequence ATGCTGCTGGCCGCACTCAACCAGTGGCTCAGTGGGGCAGAACTGCAACCAATACGAGAAAAACTGCTGGAGAAACTCCTGGCAACCGAGCCCATTCAGATGGTCTTGCAAACCGCTGATCCCCTGCTACAACGCCTGCCCTGGCATCGATGGTCCTTGCTAGAGCGCTATACCCAGATGGAACTCGCCTTGAGTCATCCCACGTTTGAGCGCCCAGAGCGGTGCTGGCAACCCCGCAGCACCGTGAAAATTCTGGCAATTCTGGGGAACAGTGAGGCCATTGATGTTCAGGCAGACCGCAAGTTACTGGAGCAACTCCCCAACGCCACGGTCAAATTCCTGGTTGAACCCAACTTACGGGATATTACGGATCAACTCTGGGAAGCTGGCTGGGACATCTTATTTTTTGCCGGGCATAGCTCCCGACCCGATCAAGCTGGCTCCGGACGGATCTTTGTCAATCCCAGGGAACATCTGACGCTAGATCAACTGAAATACGCCTTGCGTAAGGCCATTGAGGGCGGATTGGTGCTGGCAATTTTTAACTCCTGTGATGGCTTGGGACTGGTGCCCAATTTACTAGAACTGCCCATTCCCCAGCTGATTGTGATGCGCGAGCCGGTTCCTGACCGGGTTGCCCAAGCATTTTTACAGTATTTTCTCAAAGCTTTTTCTGGGGGAAAATCCCTCTATTTAGCCGTGCGTGAAGCGCGACAACGCCTCCAGGGCTTGGAAAATCAGTTTCCCTGTGCCACTTGGTTACCGGTAATTTTCCAGAATCTGGCCGAACACCCCCCCACCTGGCAGAGCCTCCAAACCCATGGACAAGCACCTCTACGACCCCAGCTGCACTTCTGGCAGCGAGGGGCAATGAGCTTGAGCATCACCCTGGTTATCTTGCTGCTGCGGCAAGTGGGGCTATTACAAACCTGGGAGCTGAATGCCTATGACCAGTTCCTGCGCCTGCGGCCTGCGGAACGCCCGGATTCTCGCCTGCTCGTGGTCACGATCACAGAAGCAGATATCCAGGCTCAACAATCTGAGCGGCCACGGGGATCGCTCTCGGATCGCTCCCTGTTAAAGGTGTTGAGGACAATAGTCCCCTATCAGCCCCGCGTGATTGGCCTGGATGTGTACCGGGATTTCCCCACCGATCTTGAAAATCAGCCCTTGATCCGACAACTGCACCAGAATCAACATCTGATTGCCGTCTGCAAAACCAGTGCTCCAGAGTTAGAAGATCCAGGAGTGGCACCGCCTCCAGAAATTTCTCCCGATCGCCTGGGGTTTAGTGATTTTGTCCCCGATGCCGATGATATTCTGCGGCGACAATTACTGACGATGATACCAGCACCAGCATCCCGTTGTGCCTCTGGATATGCCTTTAACTTACAACTCGCATTGCGCTACTTGGCCGCCATGGGCATTCCCCCCCGGTTGACCCCCGACCACAAATTACAGTTGGGTTCGGTGATCATCCAACCCCTGAATCCCCAGTCTGGGGGCTACCAGGGACTCGATACTGGCGGTAGCCAAATCTTACTCAATTACCGATCCCTCCCAGACCCAGCCGCGATCGCTCCCCAGGTGACTCTGAAGGATCTCTTCTCTGGACAGGTCGATCTCCAGCGCTTCCACAACCGTATTGTGCTGATTGGAGTCACGGCTCCCAGTCCGAACGACTACTGGGGAACCCCCTATCTTGATGCCAAGGGAAATCGTCTCCATCTACCGGGGGTAATTGTTCAGGCCCATCTCGTCAGTCAAATTCTCAGTGCTGTTTTAGATCGGCGATCGCTGCTATGGGTGTGGCCGGAGCCTCTAGAAATGGCTTGGATCGGGGGCTGGGCAGTTTTAACAGCCATCCTGATCTCGGGAACCCGCTGGCGGGTTGGCTTACTGCGCGGGGCGATCGCTGTCTTCAGTCTCTGGGGTCTCTGTTTTGGTCTGTTTTTGATGGGGGGTTGGGTACCCTGGGTACCCGCAGCCCTTGCTAGTATCCTTACGGGGAGTGTGGTGTTATTTCTAGCCAACTACGGTTTCCACAATCATCGGTAA
- a CDS encoding DUF1822 family protein: MAETGVRRAKMVNLKMRLGDLAVILIVEIRLPVFMPLPTPESTRRSIRLQVHPGANSLFLPADLQLAVVDASGNVFLQACSRSIDNYIQLQFAGSVGEIFNVQVNWKGTNFIESFVI, translated from the coding sequence TTGGCAGAAACCGGCGTGCGGCGTGCCAAGATGGTCAACCTCAAGATGCGATTGGGAGATCTAGCGGTAATCTTAATTGTAGAAATTAGATTGCCGGTATTCATGCCCCTCCCAACCCCCGAGTCCACTCGCAGAAGCATTCGCCTCCAAGTTCACCCAGGGGCTAACTCGCTGTTTTTACCCGCAGATTTGCAACTGGCCGTGGTTGATGCATCAGGTAACGTATTTCTCCAAGCCTGCTCCAGAAGCATTGATAACTATATCCAACTGCAATTTGCTGGCTCGGTGGGGGAGATCTTCAATGTTCAAGTGAACTGGAAGGGAACGAACTTTATCGAGTCATTTGTAATCTAG